One Streptomyces hundungensis DNA segment encodes these proteins:
- a CDS encoding MurR/RpiR family transcriptional regulator, with translation MSEGPAARLQQLFEGHRLTPTQRRIAHCMVRQAADVPFLSSVELAELAGVSQPSVTRFAVALGFDGYPALRRHLREVAPVAADEPAETSYNEYQQAVRAEIENLQHLAGLLADPGPVENAGRLLAASRPLPVLGLRAASSQARGFAYFAAKVHPDVRLLDEGGTMLADRIDAAVRAGASALLCFALPRHPREVVEALAHARSAGLTVVTVADSAFAPVAKHSDLLIPAAVGTGLAFDTACAPMLLGRVLLEAMCDDLPDAQARLEEFDAGAAARGLFVE, from the coding sequence ATGAGCGAGGGCCCGGCCGCACGGCTGCAACAGCTCTTCGAGGGGCACCGGCTGACCCCGACCCAGCGGCGCATCGCGCACTGCATGGTGCGCCAGGCCGCCGACGTGCCGTTCCTGTCCAGCGTCGAGCTCGCCGAACTCGCCGGGGTCAGCCAGCCCTCGGTGACCCGGTTCGCGGTCGCCCTCGGCTTCGACGGCTACCCGGCGCTCCGCCGCCATCTGCGCGAGGTGGCGCCGGTCGCGGCCGACGAACCCGCCGAGACCTCGTACAACGAGTACCAGCAGGCCGTCCGGGCCGAGATCGAGAACCTCCAGCACCTCGCCGGGCTGCTCGCGGACCCCGGACCCGTCGAGAACGCGGGCCGGCTGCTCGCCGCGTCCCGGCCGCTGCCCGTGCTCGGTCTGCGCGCGGCGTCCTCGCAGGCCCGCGGCTTCGCCTACTTCGCGGCCAAGGTCCACCCCGATGTGCGGCTGCTCGACGAGGGCGGCACCATGCTGGCCGACCGCATCGACGCGGCCGTGCGGGCCGGGGCCTCGGCGCTGCTGTGCTTCGCGCTGCCGCGCCACCCCAGGGAGGTCGTGGAGGCGCTCGCCCACGCGCGCTCCGCCGGGCTGACCGTGGTCACCGTCGCCGACTCCGCGTTCGCGCCGGTCGCCAAACACAGCGACCTGCTGATCCCGGCGGCCGTGGGCACCGGGCTCGCGTTCGACACGGCGTGCGCGCCGATGCTGCTCGGCCGGGTGCTCCTGGAAGCCATGTGCGACGACCTGCCGGACGCGCAGGCGCGCCTGGAGGAGTTCGACGCGGGAGCCGCCGCGCGCGGCCTCTTCGTGGAGTAG
- a CDS encoding roadblock/LC7 domain-containing protein has product MAAEAEVAEVLEELRRLRARLPQLTGVLAASSDGFVLAQDGAAQAVESVAALTAAALGVAQRLAESTGQGAFRELLVRGESGYVATYAAGSTAVLTLLAEPRVNVGRLHLEARRSSTRVGELIDGALDRQETP; this is encoded by the coding sequence ATGGCGGCGGAGGCGGAAGTCGCTGAAGTCCTGGAAGAACTACGGAGGTTGAGGGCGCGGCTGCCTCAGCTCACCGGTGTGCTCGCGGCGAGCTCGGACGGTTTCGTGCTCGCCCAGGACGGCGCCGCACAGGCCGTCGAGAGCGTCGCAGCCCTCACCGCCGCGGCGCTCGGCGTCGCCCAGCGGCTGGCCGAGTCCACCGGACAGGGCGCCTTCCGCGAGCTGTTGGTGCGCGGCGAGTCGGGTTACGTCGCCACCTACGCGGCGGGCTCCACCGCCGTGCTGACCCTCCTCGCCGAGCCGCGCGTCAACGTCGGCCGGCTCCATCTCGAAGCGCGCCGCTCCAGCACGCGCGTCGGCGAGCTGATCGACGGCGCCCTCGACCGGCAGGAGACCCCATGA
- a CDS encoding transcriptional regulator: MAMERPAPETRTAVSPMLVRLVAERATGALLRDRGTLYLCEGQVVHAESPAAPGIDVLLTAAGRLRPEGWREAVDRAGPRGRVGRYLVESGQVGDGELELCHLGALHDAAFFALAPSSGPTRFRYGVGHWMGPIRPVPAETVEREAARRRELLDRIWPCPDLDTAPLVRGRRPPDTPLTVGQRAVLSRIDGTRTPQDIAREIGRPAFHTLIDVRRLAALGAVETPRTTPPEPPEGLAWAARLAAETTAPDVALLQRLRDALEATL, translated from the coding sequence ATGGCGATGGAGAGACCCGCCCCCGAGACGCGCACGGCCGTCTCGCCCATGCTCGTTCGTCTCGTCGCCGAGCGGGCGACCGGCGCCCTGCTGCGCGACCGGGGCACCCTCTACCTCTGCGAAGGCCAGGTGGTGCACGCGGAGAGCCCCGCGGCGCCCGGCATCGACGTGCTGCTCACCGCGGCCGGGCGGCTGCGGCCCGAGGGCTGGCGCGAGGCCGTCGACCGGGCGGGCCCGCGCGGCCGGGTCGGCCGCTACCTGGTGGAGAGCGGCCAGGTCGGCGACGGCGAACTGGAGCTCTGCCATCTGGGCGCCCTGCACGACGCGGCGTTCTTCGCCCTCGCCCCCAGCAGCGGGCCCACCCGGTTCCGGTACGGGGTGGGCCACTGGATGGGTCCCATACGCCCCGTACCCGCCGAGACGGTGGAGCGGGAAGCGGCCCGCCGCAGGGAGCTCCTCGACCGGATCTGGCCCTGCCCGGACCTTGACACCGCCCCCCTGGTGCGCGGCCGGCGCCCACCGGACACCCCGCTCACCGTGGGCCAGCGGGCGGTGTTGAGCCGAATCGACGGGACGCGCACCCCCCAGGACATCGCTCGGGAGATCGGCCGGCCCGCCTTCCACACCCTGATCGACGTGCGCAGGCTGGCGGCCCTCGGGGCCGTCGAGACCCCGCGCACCACCCCGCCGGAGCCGCCGGAAGGCCTCGCCTGGGCCGCCCGGCTGGCCGCGGAGACGACCGCCCCCGATGTCGCGCTGCTGCAACGGCTGCGCGACGCGCTGGAGGCCACGCTGTGA
- a CDS encoding diaminopimelate decarboxylase, whose product MTTQATSPSVGTAAARRREQAVRAAVEQGLAGPDAPIVALLDTTGIRAAAAALRAAFAAVTDAPVLHAFAVKACPLVPVLRLLRAEGLGAEVASPGELALARAAGVGPADTVLDSPAKTPADLREALDLGIAVNADNPQELARLDALIEASPIASPIGLRVNPQLGAGSIDALSTATATSKFGVALLDDGAREWVVRAYAERPWLTRLHTHSGSQGVALSLMARGVRVAYELAEEINAAVGHRQVDTLDIGGGLPVNFGSDEETPTYAAYAHLLKEEVPGLFDGRYGLVTEFGRSLLAKHGLVVARVEYAKRSGGRPIAVTHAGVQIAARTVYAPASWPLRIEAYDAKGRLKQGPAVAQDIAGPACFAGDLLAENRPLPLLEQGDYTAVLDTGAYYFAHHYSYNSLARPGIYGFAETPEGIRFAPVRTPQPIEDLVVEAGGAHAEALL is encoded by the coding sequence ATGACCACCCAGGCAACGTCCCCCTCGGTCGGGACCGCTGCGGCGCGGCGCCGCGAACAGGCCGTGCGGGCCGCGGTGGAGCAGGGCCTGGCCGGGCCCGACGCCCCCATCGTCGCCCTCCTCGACACCACCGGCATCCGCGCGGCCGCCGCCGCCCTGCGCGCCGCCTTCGCCGCCGTCACCGACGCCCCCGTCCTGCACGCCTTCGCCGTGAAGGCCTGCCCCCTGGTGCCGGTCCTGCGCCTCCTGCGCGCCGAGGGCCTGGGCGCCGAAGTGGCGAGTCCGGGCGAGCTCGCGCTCGCCAGGGCCGCGGGCGTCGGCCCCGCCGACACCGTGCTCGACTCGCCCGCCAAAACCCCCGCCGACCTGCGCGAAGCGCTCGACCTCGGCATCGCCGTCAACGCGGACAACCCCCAGGAGCTGGCCCGCCTGGACGCGCTGATCGAGGCGTCCCCGATCGCCTCGCCGATCGGCCTGCGGGTCAATCCGCAGCTCGGCGCGGGCTCCATCGACGCGCTGTCCACGGCGACGGCCACCTCCAAGTTCGGGGTGGCCCTGCTCGACGACGGCGCCCGGGAGTGGGTGGTGCGGGCGTACGCGGAGCGCCCCTGGCTGACCCGGCTGCACACCCACTCCGGCTCCCAGGGCGTGGCGCTCTCCCTGATGGCGCGGGGCGTCCGGGTGGCCTACGAGCTCGCCGAGGAGATCAACGCGGCGGTCGGACACCGTCAGGTCGACACCCTCGACATCGGCGGCGGGCTCCCGGTCAACTTCGGCTCCGACGAGGAGACGCCGACGTACGCCGCCTACGCCCATCTGCTGAAGGAGGAGGTGCCGGGTCTGTTCGACGGGAGGTACGGCCTGGTGACGGAATTCGGCCGCTCACTGCTGGCGAAGCACGGGCTGGTCGTCGCCCGGGTGGAGTACGCGAAGCGTTCGGGCGGCCGCCCCATCGCGGTCACCCACGCCGGGGTGCAGATCGCCGCCCGGACCGTGTACGCGCCCGCCTCCTGGCCGCTGCGGATCGAGGCGTACGACGCGAAGGGCCGGCTCAAGCAGGGCCCGGCCGTCGCCCAGGACATCGCGGGGCCCGCCTGCTTCGCGGGCGACCTGCTCGCCGAGAACCGCCCGCTGCCCCTGCTCGAACAGGGCGACTACACGGCGGTCCTGGACACCGGGGCGTACTACTTCGCGCATCACTACTCCTACAACTCCCTTGCCAGGCCCGGTATTTACGGCTTCGCCGAGACCCCGGAAGGCATCCGGTTCGCGCCCGTGCGTACCCCGCAGCCGATCGAGGACCTGGTCGTGGAGGCGGGCGGCGCGCACGCCGAGGCCCTGCTGTGA
- the hutU gene encoding urocanate hydratase: MSGPRPVRAPRGTELSALGWQQEAALRMLQNNLDPEVAEHPDQLVVYGGTGKAARDWRSFDAMVRTLRTLKQDETMLVQSGRPVGVMQTHEWAPRVLIANSNLVGDWANWEEFRRLEALGLTMYGQMTAGSWIYIGTQGILQGTYETFAAVAAKKFNGTLAGTITLTAGLGGMGGAQPLAVTMNDGVAICIDVDPRAIERRIEHRYLDVRADSLEHALQLAVEARDARRPLSIGLLGNAAELLPRMLAEGAPIDIVTDQTSAHDPLAYLPVGVAFDDMAAYAAKDPAGFTTRARESMARHVEAMVGFMDAGAEVFDYGNSIRGEAQLAGYERAFAFPGFVPAYIRPLFCEGKGPFRWAALSGEASDIHKTDKALLDLFPENESLHRWIKMAGERVHFQGLPARICWLGQGERDKAGSMFNDMVADGTLAAPLAIGRDHLDCGSVASPYRETEAMLDGSDAIADWPLLNAMVNVASGASWVSIHHGGGVGMGRSIHAGQVSVADGTKLAGEKIRRVLTNDPGMGVIRHVDAGYDIAERVADEKGVRVPMREGE, translated from the coding sequence ATGTCAGGACCCCGCCCCGTACGGGCACCGCGCGGTACGGAACTGAGCGCCCTGGGATGGCAGCAGGAAGCCGCGCTGCGCATGCTCCAGAACAACCTCGACCCCGAGGTCGCCGAACACCCCGACCAGCTCGTCGTCTACGGCGGCACCGGCAAGGCCGCCCGCGACTGGCGCTCCTTCGACGCCATGGTGCGTACGCTGCGGACCCTCAAGCAGGACGAGACGATGCTCGTCCAGTCCGGGCGCCCCGTCGGCGTCATGCAGACCCACGAGTGGGCGCCGCGCGTCCTGATCGCCAACTCCAACCTGGTCGGCGACTGGGCCAACTGGGAGGAGTTCCGCCGCCTGGAGGCGCTGGGTCTGACCATGTACGGCCAGATGACGGCCGGCTCCTGGATCTACATCGGCACCCAGGGCATCCTCCAGGGCACGTACGAGACGTTCGCCGCGGTCGCCGCCAAGAAGTTCAACGGCACGCTCGCCGGAACGATCACGCTCACCGCCGGCCTCGGCGGCATGGGCGGCGCCCAGCCGCTCGCCGTGACGATGAACGACGGCGTCGCGATCTGTATCGACGTCGACCCGCGCGCCATCGAGCGCCGCATCGAACACCGCTACCTGGACGTGCGGGCCGACTCGTTGGAGCACGCGCTCCAGCTGGCCGTCGAGGCGCGCGACGCCCGCCGTCCGCTCTCCATCGGCTTGCTCGGCAACGCGGCGGAGCTCCTGCCGCGGATGCTCGCCGAGGGCGCCCCGATCGACATCGTGACCGACCAGACCTCGGCCCACGACCCGCTCGCCTACCTCCCCGTCGGGGTCGCCTTCGACGACATGGCGGCGTACGCGGCGAAGGACCCGGCGGGCTTCACCACCCGCGCGCGGGAGTCCATGGCCCGGCACGTCGAGGCGATGGTCGGCTTCATGGACGCCGGGGCCGAGGTCTTCGACTACGGCAACTCCATCCGCGGCGAGGCTCAACTGGCGGGCTACGAGCGGGCGTTCGCCTTCCCCGGCTTCGTCCCCGCCTACATCCGGCCGCTGTTCTGCGAGGGCAAGGGCCCCTTCCGCTGGGCGGCCCTGTCGGGCGAGGCGTCCGACATCCACAAGACCGACAAGGCGCTGCTCGACCTCTTCCCCGAGAACGAGTCCCTGCACCGCTGGATCAAGATGGCCGGCGAGCGCGTCCACTTCCAGGGTCTGCCCGCGCGCATCTGCTGGCTCGGCCAGGGCGAGCGGGACAAGGCGGGCTCCATGTTCAACGACATGGTCGCGGACGGCACGCTCGCGGCGCCGCTGGCGATCGGTCGCGACCACCTCGACTGTGGCTCGGTGGCCTCCCCGTACCGCGAGACCGAGGCGATGCTCGACGGCTCCGACGCGATCGCCGACTGGCCGCTCCTGAACGCGATGGTCAACGTCGCCTCCGGGGCGTCCTGGGTCTCGATCCACCACGGTGGGGGTGTCGGCATGGGCCGGTCCATCCACGCGGGGCAGGTGTCGGTGGCGGACGGCACGAAGCTGGCGGGCGAGAAGATCCGCCGGGTCCTCACCAATGACCCCGGGATGGGTGTCATTCGGCATGTCGATGCGGGATACGACATCGCGGAGCGGGTGGCGGACGAGAAGGGCGTACGCGTCCCCATGCGGGAGGGCGAGTGA
- a CDS encoding allantoate amidohydrolase, which produces MWRELAPIGRDADTHGYRRHAWTPADADCRAWFRAQAESRGLGYEVDRNGNQWAWAGDPEAGDAVVTGSHLDSVPDGGAFDGPLGVVSSFAALDELRRRGAELTRPLAITNFGDEEGARFGLACVGSRLTAGQLTVEAAHRLRDADGVSLPQAMERAGYDPDAIGPDPERLARIGAFVELHVEQGRALDLSGDAVGIASAIWPHGRWRFDFAGEANHAGTTRLVDRRDPMLTYAETVLAARREAELAGAVATFGKISCEPNGVNAIPSMVRGWLDSRAADQSTLDTVVTAIERAARERAERDGVDLSVVRESFTPVVEFEHALRDEIAKILGGGIPVLGTGAGHDAGILSGSIPTAMLFVRNPTGVSHSPAEFAGEDDCVAGVLALADVLEGLACR; this is translated from the coding sequence ATGTGGCGTGAGCTGGCCCCCATCGGCCGCGACGCCGACACCCACGGCTACCGCCGCCACGCCTGGACCCCCGCCGACGCCGACTGCCGCGCCTGGTTCCGGGCACAGGCCGAATCCCGCGGACTCGGCTACGAGGTGGACCGGAACGGGAACCAGTGGGCCTGGGCCGGCGACCCCGAGGCCGGCGACGCCGTCGTCACCGGCTCGCACCTCGACTCCGTACCGGACGGCGGCGCCTTCGACGGCCCCCTGGGCGTCGTGTCGTCCTTCGCCGCACTCGACGAACTCCGGCGCCGGGGCGCCGAGTTGACCCGCCCGCTCGCCATCACCAACTTCGGCGACGAGGAGGGCGCCCGGTTCGGCCTCGCCTGCGTCGGCTCCCGGCTCACCGCCGGACAGCTCACCGTGGAGGCCGCGCACCGGCTGCGCGACGCGGACGGCGTGAGCCTGCCGCAGGCCATGGAGCGGGCCGGGTACGACCCGGACGCCATCGGCCCCGACCCCGAACGCCTCGCCCGCATCGGCGCGTTCGTCGAGCTGCACGTCGAACAGGGCAGGGCGCTCGACCTGAGCGGCGACGCCGTAGGCATCGCCTCGGCGATCTGGCCGCACGGCCGCTGGCGGTTCGACTTCGCGGGCGAGGCCAACCACGCCGGCACCACCCGCCTCGTCGACCGGCGCGACCCGATGCTGACGTACGCCGAGACCGTCCTCGCCGCCCGCCGCGAGGCCGAACTCGCGGGCGCCGTAGCCACGTTCGGGAAGATCTCGTGCGAGCCCAACGGCGTCAACGCCATCCCGTCGATGGTGCGCGGCTGGCTGGACTCGCGCGCCGCCGACCAGTCCACCCTGGACACCGTCGTCACCGCGATCGAGCGGGCCGCCCGCGAGCGCGCCGAGCGCGACGGCGTGGACCTGAGCGTCGTACGCGAGTCGTTCACGCCCGTCGTGGAGTTCGAGCACGCCCTGCGGGACGAGATCGCCAAGATCCTCGGCGGCGGCATCCCCGTCCTGGGCACCGGCGCCGGACACGACGCCGGGATCCTGTCGGGTTCGATCCCGACCGCCATGCTGTTCGTGCGCAACCCCACCGGCGTCTCGCACTCGCCGGCCGAGTTCGCCGGCGAGGACGACTGCGTCGCCGGAGTCCTCGCACTCGCCGATGTACTGGAGGGCCTGGCGTGCAGGTGA
- a CDS encoding formimidoylglutamate deiminase, translating to MQVTYWLEHAWLDPDVEPGVAVEVGDDGRIAAVRKGVEAPPPGAVVLRGFTIPGLANAHSHAFHRALRSTVQVGSGTFWTWRETMYQVASRLTPDSYHALARAVYAEMALAGITAVGEFHYLHHAPGGTPYDDPNAMGEALIAAAAEAGIRITLLDTAYLSSGFGAAPNHHQTRFSDGTAEAWAHRCSALKERDHAKIGAAIHSVRAVPARELGTVARWAEERRAPLHVHLSEQTAENDACLDAYGMTPTRLLSEHGVLGPRTTGVHNTHLTDDDIALLGATGTGTCMCPTTERDLADGIGPALALQRAGSPLSLGSDSHAVIDLLEEARAMELDERLRTRTRGHWTAAALLRAATVDGHAAIGWDGAGRIEPGALADLATVALDSVRTAGAVARLAVETVVFAAGAGDVRHVVVGGRQIVRDGAHVLLPDVPASLASAIASLHHP from the coding sequence GTGCAGGTGACGTACTGGCTGGAACACGCCTGGCTCGACCCCGACGTCGAGCCGGGCGTGGCCGTGGAGGTCGGCGACGACGGGCGGATCGCGGCCGTCCGCAAGGGAGTCGAGGCGCCGCCCCCCGGCGCCGTCGTGCTGCGCGGGTTCACCATTCCCGGCCTCGCCAACGCCCACTCGCACGCCTTCCACCGCGCCCTGCGCTCCACCGTCCAGGTCGGCTCGGGCACGTTCTGGACCTGGCGCGAGACCATGTACCAGGTCGCCTCCCGGCTCACCCCGGACTCCTACCACGCGCTCGCCCGCGCGGTGTACGCGGAGATGGCGCTCGCCGGGATCACCGCCGTCGGCGAGTTCCACTATCTGCACCACGCGCCGGGCGGCACCCCCTACGACGACCCCAACGCGATGGGCGAGGCCCTGATCGCCGCGGCCGCCGAGGCGGGGATCCGCATCACGCTGCTCGACACGGCGTACCTGTCCTCCGGTTTCGGCGCCGCCCCCAACCACCACCAGACGCGGTTCTCCGACGGCACCGCCGAGGCCTGGGCGCACCGCTGCTCCGCCCTCAAGGAGCGGGACCACGCCAAGATCGGGGCGGCCATCCACTCCGTACGGGCCGTCCCCGCGCGGGAGTTGGGCACGGTGGCCCGCTGGGCCGAGGAGCGGCGGGCCCCGCTCCACGTCCACCTCTCCGAGCAGACCGCCGAGAACGACGCCTGCCTCGACGCGTACGGGATGACGCCCACGCGGCTCCTGTCCGAGCACGGGGTGCTGGGGCCGCGCACCACCGGCGTCCACAACACGCACCTCACCGACGACGACATCGCGCTGCTCGGCGCCACCGGCACCGGCACCTGCATGTGCCCCACCACCGAACGCGACCTCGCCGACGGCATCGGCCCCGCGCTCGCCCTCCAGCGGGCCGGCTCGCCGCTCTCGCTGGGCAGCGACAGCCACGCGGTGATCGACCTCCTCGAAGAGGCCCGGGCGATGGAGCTCGACGAGCGGCTCCGTACGCGTACGCGCGGCCACTGGACGGCGGCGGCGCTGCTTCGCGCGGCGACCGTCGACGGGCACGCCGCGATCGGCTGGGACGGGGCGGGCCGCATCGAGCCCGGCGCGCTCGCCGACCTCGCCACGGTGGCGCTCGACTCCGTCCGTACGGCGGGGGCGGTGGCGCGGCTGGCGGTGGAGACGGTGGTGTTCGCGGCGGGGGCGGGGGATGTGCGGCATGTGGTGGTGGGCGGGCGGCAGATCGTCCGCGACGGTGCGCACGTCCTCCTCCCGGACGTCCCCGCGTCCCTCGCCTCAGCGATCGCCTCCCTCCACCACCCGTAA
- the hutI gene encoding imidazolonepropionase, giving the protein MRTTLVRNITTLVTNDPDHGPSPLGLIQDAALVIEGDRIAWTGRTADAPATDDAVDAQGRTVLPGFVDSHSHLVFAGDRTQEFNARMSGQAYKAGGIRTTVAATRAASDEALGANVARYLAEALRQGTTTLETKSGYGLTVADEARALRVAAEHTDEVTYLGAHIVAPEYADDPAGYVDLVTGAMLDACAPYARWIDVFCEKGAFDGDQARAVLTAGKAKGLLPRVHANQLTYGPGVQLAVELEAASADHCTHLTDADVDALANSATVATLLPGAEFSTRAQWPDARRLLDAGVTVALSTDCNPGSSFTSSMPFCVALAVRDMKMTPDEAIWSATAGGAAALRRSDIGRLTPGARADLAFLDAPSPVHLAYRPGVPLVSEVWRAGRRV; this is encoded by the coding sequence ATGCGCACCACCCTCGTACGGAACATCACCACCCTCGTAACCAACGACCCCGACCACGGCCCCAGCCCCCTCGGCCTCATCCAGGACGCCGCCCTCGTCATCGAGGGCGACCGCATCGCCTGGACCGGCCGCACCGCCGACGCCCCTGCCACCGACGACGCCGTCGACGCGCAGGGCCGAACCGTCCTGCCCGGCTTCGTCGACTCCCACTCCCACCTCGTCTTCGCGGGCGACCGAACGCAGGAGTTCAACGCCCGCATGAGCGGCCAGGCGTACAAGGCCGGCGGCATCCGCACCACCGTCGCCGCCACCCGCGCCGCGAGCGACGAGGCGCTGGGCGCCAATGTGGCGCGCTATCTCGCCGAGGCGCTGCGGCAGGGCACCACCACCCTGGAGACCAAGTCCGGCTACGGCCTGACCGTCGCCGACGAGGCCCGCGCGCTGCGCGTCGCGGCCGAGCACACGGACGAGGTCACCTACCTCGGCGCGCACATCGTGGCGCCCGAGTACGCCGACGACCCGGCCGGCTATGTGGACCTGGTGACCGGCGCGATGCTGGACGCCTGCGCCCCGTACGCCCGTTGGATCGACGTGTTCTGCGAGAAGGGCGCCTTCGACGGGGACCAGGCGCGGGCCGTCCTCACCGCGGGCAAGGCCAAGGGGCTGCTGCCGCGTGTCCACGCCAACCAGCTCACCTACGGGCCCGGTGTGCAGCTCGCCGTGGAGCTGGAGGCCGCGTCCGCCGACCACTGCACCCACCTCACGGACGCGGACGTGGACGCGCTCGCCAACAGTGCCACGGTGGCGACGCTGCTGCCCGGCGCCGAGTTCTCCACCCGGGCTCAATGGCCGGATGCCAGGCGGCTGTTGGACGCGGGCGTCACCGTCGCGCTGTCCACCGACTGCAATCCGGGCTCGTCCTTCACGTCCTCGATGCCGTTCTGTGTCGCGCTCGCCGTACGCGACATGAAGATGACCCCCGACGAGGCGATCTGGTCGGCCACCGCCGGCGGGGCCGCCGCCCTGCGCCGCTCCGACATCGGCCGCCTCACCCCGGGGGCCCGCGCCGACCTGGCGTTCCTGGACGCGCCCTCGCCCGTCCACCTCGCCTACCGGCCCGGCGTCCCGCTAGTCAGCGAGGTCTGGAGGGCGGGCCGCAGGGTCTAG
- a CDS encoding RNA polymerase sigma factor SigF, with product MSPRLDESYADTSIKQDPQDIRPPHARSHETEGLEGLPEIPPFTEVGPVDARALSKTLFARLDTLEEGTHEHAYVRNTLVELNLALVKFAASRFRSRSEPMEDIIQVGTIGLIKAIDRFEFDRGVEFPTFAMPTIVGEIKRFFRDTSWSVRVPRRLQELRLDLAKAGDELAQQLDRSATVGELAERLGITKEEVVEGMAASNAYTASSLDAQPEEDDSEGSLNNRIGYEDHDLEGVEYIESLKPLIAELPARDKKILSLRFVANMTQSEIGEELGISQMHVSRLLSRTLGKLRKGLTLDE from the coding sequence ATGTCACCCCGGCTCGACGAATCGTACGCGGATACGTCGATCAAGCAGGACCCGCAGGACATCCGCCCCCCACACGCACGATCGCACGAAACAGAGGGACTTGAGGGCCTTCCCGAGATCCCGCCCTTCACCGAGGTCGGCCCCGTCGACGCGCGGGCGCTGTCGAAGACGCTGTTCGCCCGTCTCGACACCCTCGAAGAGGGCACCCACGAGCACGCTTACGTGCGCAACACCCTGGTCGAACTGAACCTCGCCCTGGTCAAGTTCGCCGCGTCGCGCTTCCGCTCCCGCAGCGAGCCGATGGAGGACATCATCCAGGTCGGCACCATCGGCCTGATCAAGGCGATCGACCGGTTCGAGTTCGACCGCGGTGTGGAATTCCCCACCTTCGCGATGCCGACCATCGTCGGCGAGATCAAGCGCTTCTTCCGCGACACCTCCTGGTCGGTGCGGGTTCCGCGCAGACTCCAGGAGCTCCGCCTCGACCTCGCCAAGGCGGGCGACGAACTCGCCCAGCAGCTGGATCGCTCGGCCACGGTGGGCGAGCTCGCCGAACGCCTCGGCATCACCAAGGAAGAAGTCGTCGAAGGCATGGCGGCGAGCAACGCGTACACCGCGAGCTCGCTGGACGCGCAGCCCGAGGAGGACGACTCCGAAGGCTCGCTCAACAACCGCATCGGCTACGAGGACCACGACCTCGAAGGCGTCGAGTACATCGAGTCGCTGAAGCCGCTGATCGCGGAACTGCCCGCGCGGGACAAGAAGATCCTGTCGCTGCGCTTCGTCGCCAACATGACGCAGTCCGAGATCGGCGAGGAGCTCGGCATCTCCCAGATGCACGTCTCCCGGCTGCTCTCGCGCACCCTGGGCAAGCTCCGCAAGGGGCTGACGCTCGACGAATGA
- a CDS encoding STAS domain-containing protein has protein sequence MDRGTVGSTNRGRLRVGVRTVGHSEVLTPAGELDHHTADLLREPLEEAIAQGRTRLVVDCSELEFCDSTGLNVLLGARLKAEEVGGTVHLVAMQPVVARVFEITGAEAVFTLHDSLDTALCD, from the coding sequence ATGGACCGCGGCACGGTCGGCAGCACGAATCGGGGCCGGCTCCGGGTCGGAGTCCGGACCGTTGGCCACAGTGAGGTTCTGACACCCGCGGGTGAGCTCGATCACCACACCGCGGACCTGCTCAGGGAACCGCTGGAAGAGGCCATCGCTCAGGGGCGTACCCGACTGGTCGTGGACTGCTCGGAGCTCGAATTCTGCGACTCCACCGGACTCAACGTGCTGCTCGGCGCCCGCCTCAAGGCGGAAGAGGTCGGCGGCACGGTCCATCTGGTGGCGATGCAGCCCGTAGTGGCACGCGTGTTCGAGATCACCGGGGCTGAAGCGGTCTTCACCCTGCATGACTCGCTCGACACGGCTCTGTGTGACTGA
- a CDS encoding ATP-binding protein gives MSTTREQAPGDRGPESHGAGPGAVPSDSDGANSVVSARVLALSGETGIVPMARDFTRQALYDWGWMPATTAEGRAACEDVLLVVSELVTNACLHAEGPEGLRVSRTAKVLRLEVSDLGAGQPAPRTPHRAGRPGGHGMFIVQRLCLDWGVVRAPGAVGKTVWAELAAPA, from the coding sequence ATGAGCACCACCCGGGAACAGGCTCCGGGCGACCGTGGGCCCGAGTCCCACGGCGCAGGGCCTGGCGCCGTGCCGTCGGATTCCGACGGCGCGAACTCTGTCGTGTCCGCCCGCGTTCTCGCGCTGAGCGGGGAGACCGGCATCGTACCGATGGCCCGCGACTTCACCAGGCAGGCCCTCTACGACTGGGGCTGGATGCCGGCGACCACCGCGGAGGGGCGGGCCGCCTGCGAGGACGTGCTGCTCGTCGTCTCCGAGCTGGTCACCAATGCGTGTCTGCACGCCGAGGGGCCCGAGGGGCTGCGGGTCTCGCGTACGGCGAAGGTCCTGCGTCTTGAGGTGAGCGACCTGGGGGCGGGGCAGCCTGCGCCCCGCACTCCGCATCGGGCTGGGCGGCCCGGGGGGCACGGCATGTTTATCGTGCAGCGGCTCTGTCTTGACTGGGGTGTGGTTCGGGCGCCGGGGGCGGTCGGCAAAACGGTCTGGGCCGAACTCGCGGCCCCGGCCTAA